A single region of the Nocardioides sp. W7 genome encodes:
- a CDS encoding cytochrome c oxidase subunit 4 has translation MKAEAWIFAACTIFLVLVTPAYWLVTDASDHGGDWTGTSALFMTTLLTAMVTLYLGFHARRMDPRPEDRKEAEIADGAGELGFFPPYSWWPLWCALTLSVIVFALAMTAWWLVIIGAALGSLALSGLIFEYYRGEHAH, from the coding sequence ATGAAGGCCGAAGCCTGGATCTTCGCGGCCTGCACCATCTTCCTGGTGCTGGTCACCCCGGCGTACTGGCTGGTCACCGACGCCAGCGACCACGGTGGCGACTGGACCGGTACGTCCGCGCTGTTCATGACCACCCTGCTGACCGCCATGGTCACGCTCTACCTCGGCTTCCACGCCCGCCGGATGGACCCCCGTCCGGAGGACCGCAAGGAGGCCGAGATCGCCGACGGTGCCGGGGAGCTCGGGTTCTTCCCGCCGTACTCCTGGTGGCCGCTGTGGTGTGCGCTGACGCTGAGCGTCATCGTCTTCGCCCTGGCCATGACCGCCTGGTGGCTGGTCATCATCGGCGCCGCGCTGGGCTCGCTCGCCCTGAGCGGCCTGATCTTCGAGTACTACCGCGGAGAGCACGCGCACTGA
- the ctaD gene encoding cytochrome c oxidase subunit I: MTTTDHKLIGKMYLITSFVWFLIGGLMALLIRSELAYPGNQIVNDELYNQLFTMHGTIMLLLFATPLFFGFANVIMPLQIGSPDVAFPRLNMFSYWLFLFGGLIAASGFLTPQGAADFGWFAYTPLSDAVRSPGVGGDLWIMGLWMAGLGTILGAVNFITTIICMRAPGMTMFRMPLFVWNTLITSLLVLIAFPVLAGALLSLEADRQIGAHVFDTAHGGAILWQHLFWFFGHPEVYIIALPFFGIVTEILPVFSRKPIFGYVGLVGATLGIAILSVAVWAHHMFVTGAVDLPFFSGMTFLIAVPTGVKFFNWIGTMWGGSLSFDTPMLWSIGFLTTFLFGGLTGIILASPPLDFHVSDSYFVVAHFHYVVFGTVVFAMFAGFYFWWPKMTGRMLDERLGKLHFWLLFVGFHTTFLVQHWLGVEGMPRRYADYLPGDGFTTLNQVSTIGAFLLSASTLPFFYNVYVSRRAPKVEVDDPWGWGRSLEWATSCPPPRHNFVTIPRIRSESPAFDLHHPEIAALELEENTAARDGKPADAPDMEGRAEMLDDRTHGDDQEGKH; this comes from the coding sequence ATGACCACCACCGATCACAAGCTGATCGGCAAGATGTACCTGATCACGTCGTTCGTGTGGTTCCTGATCGGTGGCCTGATGGCGCTGCTGATCCGCTCCGAGCTGGCCTACCCGGGCAACCAGATCGTCAACGACGAGCTCTACAACCAGCTGTTCACGATGCACGGCACGATCATGCTGCTGCTCTTCGCGACGCCGTTGTTCTTCGGGTTCGCGAACGTGATCATGCCGCTGCAGATCGGCTCCCCGGACGTCGCGTTCCCTCGTCTGAACATGTTCAGCTACTGGCTGTTCCTGTTCGGCGGCCTGATCGCGGCCTCCGGCTTCCTGACCCCGCAGGGCGCGGCCGACTTCGGTTGGTTCGCCTACACCCCGCTCTCCGACGCCGTGCGCTCGCCGGGCGTGGGCGGTGACCTGTGGATCATGGGCCTGTGGATGGCCGGCCTCGGCACGATCCTCGGCGCGGTCAACTTCATCACCACGATCATCTGCATGCGCGCCCCCGGCATGACGATGTTCCGGATGCCGCTGTTCGTGTGGAACACCCTGATCACCTCGCTGCTCGTGCTGATCGCGTTCCCGGTGCTCGCCGGCGCGCTGCTCTCGCTCGAGGCCGATCGACAGATCGGGGCCCACGTCTTCGACACCGCCCACGGCGGCGCGATCCTGTGGCAGCACCTGTTCTGGTTCTTCGGGCACCCGGAGGTCTACATCATCGCGCTGCCGTTCTTCGGCATCGTGACGGAGATCCTCCCGGTGTTCAGCCGCAAGCCGATCTTCGGCTACGTCGGCCTGGTCGGCGCGACGCTCGGCATCGCGATCCTCTCGGTCGCGGTGTGGGCGCACCACATGTTCGTCACGGGGGCGGTCGACCTACCGTTCTTCTCCGGTATGACGTTCTTGATCGCGGTGCCGACCGGAGTGAAGTTCTTCAACTGGATCGGCACGATGTGGGGCGGGTCGTTGTCCTTCGACACCCCGATGCTGTGGTCGATCGGCTTCCTCACGACCTTCCTCTTCGGTGGTCTGACCGGCATCATCCTGGCCAGCCCGCCGCTCGACTTCCACGTCTCCGACTCCTACTTCGTGGTCGCGCACTTCCACTACGTCGTCTTCGGCACCGTGGTGTTCGCGATGTTCGCCGGGTTCTACTTCTGGTGGCCGAAGATGACCGGTCGGATGCTCGACGAGCGCCTCGGCAAGCTGCACTTCTGGCTGCTGTTCGTCGGCTTCCACACGACGTTCCTGGTCCAGCACTGGCTGGGTGTCGAGGGCATGCCGCGTCGCTACGCCGACTACCTGCCCGGCGACGGCTTCACCACCCTCAACCAGGTCTCGACCATCGGTGCCTTCCTGCTCAGCGCCTCGACGTTGCCGTTCTTCTACAACGTCTACGTGTCGCGCCGGGCTCCGAAGGTGGAGGTCGACGACCCGTGGGGCTGGGGCCGCTCGCTGGAGTGGGCCACCAGCTGCCCGCCGCCGCGCCACAACTTCGTGACGATCCCGCGGATCCGCTCGGAGTCCCCGGCCTTCGACCTCCACCACCCGGAGATCGCCGCGCTGGAGCTCGAGGAGAACACCGCGGCCCGGGACGGGAAGCCGGCGGACGCACCTGACATGGAGGGCCGGGCGGAGATGCTCGACGACCGGACCCACGGCGACGACCAGGAGGGCAAGCACTGA
- a CDS encoding Ig-like domain-containing protein yields the protein MRAVTLDEPPDVHVRRLAASFLEFCMFVSRARSALVTGTALVLAAALTACDAGSAFTGSAGDDPSPAASEAAAAAQSGRVHANVRTGATDVPVDQVLAVRAEGSRLTSVSVAPTSGDGAGEVAGALSADETSWTATGLLEPGTSYVLRARASAADGATVRRVARFSTRELSLEEQTYASVAPLAGETVGVGMPVVVSFDVPVTDRASIEQHLHVTSSPVQRGSWRWISDTEVHWRPKRYWRAGTDVTVDVDINSVPAGGGVYGQESRRIEFHVGDANVYKVDAKSHQMQVFSNGKLLRKLPITTGKAGFTTRSGTKVIMEKSEKRRMNSETVGIAAGSSEAYDINDVRWAMRLTHSGEFIHAAPWSVGSQGRENVSHGCTGLSTADAGWLYAMSKRGDVVEYVGTDRPMTLDNGYGDWNASFADYRQGSALS from the coding sequence GTGCGCGCGGTTACGCTTGACGAGCCGCCGGACGTCCACGTCCGGCGGCTCGCCGCGTCCTTCCTGGAGTTCTGCATGTTCGTGAGCCGTGCCCGCTCGGCCCTCGTCACCGGCACCGCACTGGTGCTCGCCGCCGCCCTGACGGCCTGCGACGCGGGCTCCGCCTTCACCGGATCCGCTGGGGACGATCCATCCCCTGCCGCATCGGAGGCCGCCGCCGCGGCGCAGAGCGGCCGGGTGCACGCCAACGTGCGCACCGGTGCGACCGACGTGCCGGTCGACCAGGTGCTGGCAGTGCGCGCCGAAGGCTCCCGGCTCACGAGCGTCTCGGTCGCCCCCACCTCTGGTGACGGGGCGGGCGAGGTCGCGGGCGCGCTGAGCGCTGACGAGACCTCCTGGACCGCGACCGGACTGCTGGAGCCCGGCACGTCGTACGTCCTGCGCGCCCGCGCGAGCGCCGCCGACGGCGCGACCGTGCGGCGGGTCGCGCGGTTCAGCACCCGGGAGCTCTCGCTCGAGGAGCAGACCTACGCCTCCGTCGCCCCGCTCGCCGGCGAGACCGTCGGGGTCGGGATGCCGGTCGTGGTCTCCTTCGACGTCCCGGTGACCGATCGGGCCTCGATCGAGCAGCACCTGCACGTCACCTCCAGCCCGGTCCAGCGGGGCAGCTGGCGCTGGATCAGCGACACCGAGGTGCACTGGCGTCCGAAGAGGTACTGGCGGGCCGGCACCGACGTGACCGTCGACGTCGACATCAACTCGGTGCCCGCCGGCGGCGGGGTGTACGGCCAGGAGAGCCGGCGGATCGAGTTCCACGTCGGCGACGCCAACGTCTACAAGGTCGATGCGAAGAGCCACCAGATGCAGGTGTTCAGCAACGGCAAGCTGCTCCGGAAGCTGCCGATCACGACGGGCAAGGCCGGGTTCACGACCCGCTCGGGCACCAAGGTGATCATGGAGAAGTCCGAGAAGCGGCGGATGAACTCCGAGACGGTCGGCATCGCCGCGGGCAGCTCGGAGGCCTACGACATCAACGACGTGCGCTGGGCGATGCGGCTGACCCACTCCGGGGAGTTCATCCACGCCGCCCCGTGGTCGGTGGGCTCCCAGGGGCGCGAGAACGTCAGCCACGGCTGCACCGGCCTGAGCACCGCCGACGCCGGCTGGCTCTACGCCATGAGCAAGCGTGGCGATGTCGTCGAGTACGTCGGCACCGACCGGCCGATGACCCTCGACAACGGGTACGGCGACTGGAACGCCTCGTTCGCCGACTACCGCCAGGGCTCCGCGCTCAGCTGA
- a CDS encoding aminotransferase class V-fold PLP-dependent enzyme produces MTNAAARSGVPLPRYFDTASAESLHPAARETLLAALDQGYADPRRLHGPARNARLLLDNARAVVAECLGVRPDEVSFTSSGTEAVHRGLLGLLAARPGLGDRVVMTAVEHSAVVHAARWRRPEGHVEVPVDPWGRVAPDDVAAAAGSPGIGLVAVQSANHEVGTLQPVAEVAAALHDASSQVPLFVDACASMGRLPLPAGWSAAAGSAHKWGGPAGIGVLLVRKGVRWTTPFPGDDRVDERVSGFENVPAALAAAAALQAVVGERDAVNARQAALVDRVRAGVAAVPDVEVVGDPVGRLPHLLTFSCLYVDGEALVDGLARRGFSVASGSACTSSSLEPSRVLAAMGALTHGNVRLSLARDATADDVDAFLAALPEVVTAIRADAGL; encoded by the coding sequence GTGACAAATGCAGCGGCCCGGTCCGGGGTACCCCTGCCCCGCTACTTCGACACCGCCTCGGCGGAGTCCCTGCATCCGGCGGCGCGCGAGACCCTCCTGGCCGCGCTCGACCAGGGGTACGCCGACCCGCGCCGGCTGCACGGTCCGGCCCGCAACGCGCGGCTGCTTCTCGACAACGCCCGGGCGGTCGTGGCGGAGTGCCTGGGTGTGCGCCCCGACGAGGTCTCCTTCACCTCCTCGGGCACCGAGGCGGTGCACCGCGGCCTGCTCGGCCTGCTCGCGGCGCGGCCGGGGCTCGGCGACCGGGTGGTGATGACCGCGGTCGAGCACTCCGCCGTCGTCCACGCCGCCCGGTGGCGCCGCCCCGAGGGCCACGTGGAGGTGCCGGTCGACCCGTGGGGGCGGGTCGCGCCCGACGACGTCGCCGCGGCGGCCGGCTCCCCCGGGATCGGGCTGGTCGCCGTGCAGAGCGCCAACCACGAGGTCGGCACGCTGCAGCCCGTCGCCGAGGTCGCTGCCGCGCTGCACGACGCCTCGTCGCAGGTGCCGCTGTTCGTCGACGCCTGCGCGTCGATGGGCCGGCTCCCCCTGCCGGCCGGCTGGTCGGCCGCCGCAGGCTCGGCTCACAAGTGGGGCGGTCCGGCCGGGATCGGGGTGCTGCTGGTGCGCAAGGGGGTGCGCTGGACGACGCCGTTCCCGGGCGACGACCGGGTCGACGAGCGGGTCTCCGGCTTCGAGAACGTCCCCGCCGCCCTGGCCGCCGCGGCGGCACTGCAGGCGGTCGTTGGCGAGCGCGACGCGGTCAACGCCCGGCAGGCGGCGCTCGTGGACCGGGTGCGGGCCGGCGTGGCCGCCGTCCCGGACGTCGAGGTGGTCGGCGACCCGGTGGGCCGGCTCCCCCACCTGCTGACGTTCTCGTGCCTCTACGTCGACGGCGAGGCGCTGGTCGACGGCCTGGCCCGCCGCGGGTTCTCGGTCGCGAGCGGCTCCGCGTGCACCTCGTCGAGCCTGGAGCCGAGCCGGGTCTTGGCCGCGATGGGCGCGCTGACGCACGGCAACGTGCGGCTCTCGCTCGCCCGCGACGCGACCGCCGACGACGTCGACGCCTTCCTGGCCGCGCTGCCCGAGGTGGTCACCGCGATCCGCGCGGACGCGGGCCTGTGA
- the coxB gene encoding cytochrome c oxidase subunit II, with translation MPEPATKQGEHTLDLWQGAWIAALITGVVVWGLIAWVVIRYRRRSDDEIPIQTRYNLPLEIFYTIAPIMMVVVFFQQTVETQNVLLDRSKEPENIVEVTAQQWSWAFNHGVGELDYSADEEGENDDDTFPYAKYAYVSGTGSDIPTLYLPVGVTTRFNLHSPDVIHDFGVPGFLMKMDVIPGRVNSFEVTPQTTGTFAGKCYELCGVYHSRMLFEVKIVSVEEYDAHVDGLVEQGATSEKPLIGGSYADTQVGLDSDEHEGAAE, from the coding sequence ATGCCCGAGCCGGCGACCAAGCAGGGCGAGCACACCCTCGACCTGTGGCAGGGCGCGTGGATCGCTGCCCTGATCACCGGTGTCGTGGTGTGGGGACTCATCGCCTGGGTCGTCATCCGCTACCGCCGCCGCAGCGACGACGAGATCCCGATCCAGACCCGTTACAACCTGCCGCTCGAGATCTTCTACACGATCGCGCCGATCATGATGGTCGTCGTCTTCTTCCAGCAGACCGTCGAGACCCAGAACGTCCTGCTCGACCGCTCCAAGGAGCCCGAGAACATCGTCGAGGTCACTGCTCAGCAGTGGAGCTGGGCGTTCAACCACGGCGTCGGCGAGCTCGACTACAGCGCCGACGAGGAGGGGGAGAACGACGACGACACCTTCCCCTACGCGAAGTACGCCTACGTCTCCGGCACCGGGTCCGACATCCCGACGCTCTACCTGCCGGTCGGCGTCACCACGCGGTTCAACCTGCACTCACCCGACGTCATCCACGACTTCGGCGTCCCCGGCTTCCTGATGAAGATGGACGTCATCCCGGGTCGGGTGAACTCCTTCGAGGTCACCCCCCAGACGACCGGCACCTTCGCCGGCAAGTGCTACGAGCTCTGCGGGGTCTACCACTCGCGGATGCTCTTCGAGGTGAAGATCGTCAGCGTCGAGGAGTACGACGCCCACGTCGACGGCCTCGTCGAGCAGGGCGCGACCTCCGAGAAGCCCCTGATCGGCGGCAGCTACGCCGACACGCAGGTGGGTCTCGATTCCGACGAGCACGAGGGAGCAGCAGAGTGA